In Legionella sp. PATHC035, a genomic segment contains:
- a CDS encoding S66 peptidase family protein, with product MRYLYPEPIKPGDTIGLVTPSSPMLPELFEVGISYLEQNGFQVKLGQHVHAVDRFLAGEDEYRAKDIMDFFMDDEVKMIMAMGGGYGSQRILPLLDYELIQSRPKHLSGFSDTTALQAALYKKTGLVSCSGFVFGDLAAGKLDSLIEQTLWACLKNEAFQIKKGQTMQPGVVKGRLVGGNLEAWTSLMGTPFQPEVKHCILLLEDVGAEPYQVDSRLSQLDLAGVFTQVAGVIFGQFARCTAKYFPKRDGTVDDVIEEWALRLKVPCIKNFPYGHFPRRCVLPLGKEVLLNADQCTLSIL from the coding sequence ATGCGCTATCTGTACCCTGAACCCATAAAACCGGGAGATACCATTGGGCTGGTTACGCCATCAAGTCCTATGCTTCCTGAATTGTTCGAAGTGGGTATTTCCTATCTAGAGCAAAACGGTTTTCAGGTGAAATTAGGACAACATGTGCATGCTGTCGATCGGTTTTTAGCTGGTGAGGATGAGTATCGGGCTAAAGACATTATGGATTTTTTTATGGATGATGAAGTCAAAATGATTATGGCTATGGGGGGAGGTTATGGATCACAACGAATACTCCCTCTTCTTGATTATGAACTCATCCAATCTCGACCTAAGCATTTAAGTGGATTTAGTGATACTACCGCCTTGCAAGCTGCTTTATACAAGAAAACGGGATTGGTTTCTTGTTCTGGCTTTGTATTTGGTGATTTGGCAGCAGGTAAACTTGACTCTTTAATTGAGCAGACTCTTTGGGCATGCCTAAAAAATGAGGCCTTTCAAATCAAAAAAGGACAAACCATGCAGCCTGGAGTGGTTAAAGGGCGGTTGGTGGGTGGAAATTTAGAAGCTTGGACTTCATTGATGGGGACACCTTTTCAACCGGAGGTTAAGCACTGTATTTTACTGCTGGAGGATGTGGGTGCGGAACCTTATCAAGTAGACAGTCGCCTCTCACAATTGGATTTAGCTGGGGTCTTTACACAGGTTGCAGGGGTTATTTTTGGTCAATTTGCGCGTTGTACAGCAAAATATTTTCCCAAACGTGATGGAACGGTAGATGACGTGATTGAGGAGTGGGCGTTGCGACTCAAAGTTCCTTGTATTAAAAATTTTCCTTATGGACATTTTCCCAGACGCTGTGTATTACCTCTTGGTAAAGAAGTTCTTTTGAATGCAGACCAATGCACTCTCTCCATATTATAA